The Vanessa atalanta chromosome 6, ilVanAtal1.2, whole genome shotgun sequence region CGGTACGGAGAACGTCATACGAATGGTCATAAacgcatattattatatatgataattgATAGATAGGGGAAAATATTAtccatttaacaaatttaaaaaacttattacgagaaaattcaaaaataaaacctattcttcattaaaagaatacttttggATAAAGACGCCTGAATAAACAATAAGTTATTTTGAATACTAACATAATTCATTGTAAatctgattatttaaaatagcaactATGTGAATTCAGTTTTGTTTCGCTGAAGGCTTCGAAACGGTAGCAGagttaaaatattgatacataAAATAAGAGTATTCAAAAATGctctattgtaaagtttacttgaataaaatacatttgatttgatttctaaattttacatttaagtgATATTAACTTTGAATatcacttgaattaaattaattgggtaaattttataaatcttttataaaatttactaaaaactaGGAAATAATATTGTCACGAGTAAGCCGGTGacataatttccttttttaattatgcttttttttcaagaaacccattgttttatatgtatatacatatgaagAAACCACGTAATTTACCAACCCAGCCCACGCAATGTTGCGCGCGCATTGAATCTAGCCATGCCTTGTACcgtttgatttatttgtttgcCTTAGTGGTTAAGGTAACAGTACTTAAAAATTGGACATTTATATCTAAATGCATAAATGTTGTTCGCTGCGCCTAAAACGGAGACCTCAAAGGAGGACGAATGGACTTCAATTTCCTCTAAATTACCAACAAATCGTTGGGTGGATAGTTTGCGTCGTCTCCGCTCTAGTTAACTTCTTGTTACTTTCTCACATACAATTTGATGATTTAAAGTTTGCGtcactaattatttatagttttgtatATGCAGTTTACGTGATTACCCATTTTGCCGCTTCTTTAGTGGATCCAGGAGAAGACGATTTACGAAAACGAGTCATAAATATACTCCCAGAGTTTGATCGTACAATTCATGCCCATGTTATTGAAAATGGAAGATGTCATCTCTGTAATATTAATACTACAGACAGGAAAACAAAACATTGCGGGATATGCaataaatgcatatttaaatttgatcatCACTGTAAATGGTTAAACAACTGTGTTGGTCGAAGAAATTAtaccgtatttattttatgtgtcgTTTCGGCTCTATTAATTACTCTGTTTACTGTGATACTGtgtttaatagatatatatttttttcttgtaagtCCTCAGGAATTAAGTTCTGCAGCTCAAACTTTTATTAACTGTACACAATTAGAGGATTTAAATGATGtgactaaaaaatattgtaagagttcgatatattttttaatatttcttgtcaCGTTTTGTACAATCGCCTTAGCGATAGCTTGTGCCTTGTTGCATTTATTatgttttcacatttatatttcaattttaggCGTCTCCACATACGAATATATAATGAGAAACTCTCACACTAAATCGATATGTTGTAAGTCTTGTAGAACCAATATAAGACGACTTTACATAATAAATCAGGACAAGATAAAATCGAATGCAATTGTTAGTTCTGAAACTGGGGTAAATGGAGAAAACATGACGCAGGAACATGATAATGAAATAAGtgtgaaaaattttataaatactttggttaccgatgaattaaataaagctagaaatttttttttatatgaaaatagtaaaattcATCCTAGTAACGAAGACAGAAGCTAACAGTAGAGAATATTGATCAACGTACAACAATGTGAAAAAGATATTTTCAGTGTTGGTGGCCAACATACTTAATTTAAGGGTTTTATATTGAGTTAATTTTGGAAGTAAGGTTTTGGTTGTAAACgtaccataaaatattttttttttaaatactgtaaaaaatatttttaataataatacttatttgaaaattttgaacacaaaattttaaatcaattaattgaGTGGGActagtttaaaattcagttgcatgATTTGACTCACATTATAACAGAAGCATGTAAAAAAATGacgataatatgtataaatatttcgtgTATTCAAAAAATGACAGTCTAATAagaacttttttatgatattgacctatgcttattgtatatttttaatatataataaccacATTATTAGGACTGAAtaagttaaatgttttattaagtattattaaaataaataagttgtaatatgtaatttactgttatatattatagcaccAAATCGCATTCCGAGCATATTGATTGTGTACGGAGAACACAGGGCTGTCTAATATGTAAACTCATCTAAtcgtttaatatgtaaatatgataCGATAtacaatcttatttaaataaagtgccTTGTTTACTTATCTATAATGTgccttattaatttttttttcattacacaGTATGCATGgaatttggtatttttatttctcgGCATTATTCAACCtatatcagaaaataaaaatttcatctatttttttacattaagtaACCATCCTGGCTTTGCAGGGGTAAAATAATggtctacataaaacatttatatttcatattgaagGAAAATTATCCAAAAACCTTCTCAGGTCAGAAAAGAATCAGACATATGGTTGATCAGGAATGCACGGAGGACATTCATTCTTTAATATTGTAGAGAAACTCccattttctattaaattataagtaagtcacaaataatatacaaacaataatactatGCCATATCTGGAATAGCCATaccattgtatataatatattctattatatatggGAATTTAAAAGgtttctaaataaaacaaatataatatgttttaatttatttcattttatgaaatttataaagttcTGAAcccataacaaaaataaatacaagaaaatGTTACAAGATACAGTGTAATTTAAacatcttaaattttaataatgaaagatTTATTCACGTTTGCGGCGACGGTTCTGTTCCTcctgaaaaaaaattagtaaatatgaatagaaaaacaattatatactaaataatataaagatgtaaaaaataaaattattgttatagctagaggctttttttaaattattaacttgttttaatttaatataacttacttTTTGTGTTAAGATAATGAGAAGTCTCCTGAGCATTCCAATGAAATCAATGAACAATTCCAGAGCATGTTGCACAAAGTCTTTATTACCCATTCTACGCTTCTCAATGATAAGTTGAGTGTCAAACAGAACAAAACCGCACATCAGCATTAATCCCAGGTAGAGATGAGCCTGAAATAGTTACATGCTTGTTACCTTATATAGTCAACAGACATTTGAAATGATATCatcatgtaatattatttaattcaggtttttttctttataacataAAGTGTAACTTACTTGGTAAAGAAATTGAGACTgcatgaaaatattaacaagtGTCATCAGGGACATGGAACTAAGTAAGGTCATGAGTGTGCCACCTAGGAACAGCCAGCTGCCTCGATCGGCTAGCATAGCAGCAATGGAGAAGCACACAAACACTATTGTTGTGCCTAGAAGAGCTGTCACAATTATAGATGGATCAATAATGCTCACGTAATCCAAAAGAGGCCCCATGCTCATACctggaaaataatttataaattgaggTTTTATGCATAATCTTAATTTACTAAtctttgtatgaatattaaagttTAGTTTATACCTGAAGTTAAACCAAATCCTAATAGGTAGCCAAGTCTTAACTTTGTGTTCTTTCCATTATCTGGAGTAGCAATTAACATCAGCATTAGACCTGCGCCGACAATCGCTGAAAGGAATCCGGCTTGGAATCTTGTGAACATATCAACATACACTCCAGCTGAAGCTGCTCCACAAGTCATCATGAGTGTTCCATACACATTTTTGAGATGTTGACGAACCGGAGGTTCTctataagttttaaatgttattataaattatggtaTTTATAAACAAGCTTTATTTACTAGAATGTTATTGATGAAGTAATCATGACTAGGCATAATTTCgcgcaaaattaaatttttaataatttacgttaCATGATTTATAGTGTTGTAACATACATAAAGTAGagttaaattcgttttttttgtttgctttAAAACAACATAAGTCGGTTGT contains the following coding sequences:
- the LOC125064550 gene encoding probable Bax inhibitor 1, with translation MTPNIQSFINSFQNRLEPPVRQHLKNVYGTLMMTCGAASAGVYVDMFTRFQAGFLSAIVGAGLMLMLIATPDNGKNTKLRLGYLLGFGLTSGMSMGPLLDYVSIIDPSIIVTALLGTTIVFVCFSIAAMLADRGSWLFLGGTLMTLLSSMSLMTLVNIFMQSQFLYQAHLYLGLMLMCGFVLFDTQLIIEKRRMGNKDFVQHALELFIDFIGMLRRLLIILTQKEEQNRRRKRE
- the LOC125064807 gene encoding palmitoyltransferase ZDHHC11 produces the protein MHKCCSLRLKRRPQRRTNGLQFPLNYQQIVGWIVCVVSALVNFLLLSHIQFDDLKFASLIIYSFVYAVYVITHFAASLVDPGEDDLRKRVINILPEFDRTIHAHVIENGRCHLCNINTTDRKTKHCGICNKCIFKFDHHCKWLNNCVGRRNYTVFILCVVSALLITLFTVILCLIDIYFFLVSPQELSSAAQTFINCTQLEDLNDVTKKYCKSSIYFLIFLVTFCTIALAIACALLHLLCFHIYISILGVSTYEYIMRNSHTKSICCKSCRTNIRRLYIINQDKIKSNAIVSSETGVNGENMTQEHDNEISVKNFINTLVTDELNKARNFFLYENSKIHPSNEDRS